One Diospyros lotus cultivar Yz01 chromosome 1, ASM1463336v1, whole genome shotgun sequence genomic window carries:
- the LOC127800780 gene encoding vegetative cell wall protein gp1-like — MARIHSFALSFLVLLALFSAQLAVSADPPSPAPQPSAALHSSPPSQAEGPVSPSPSPELSPPPADLAPGSSPSPSEKSPSPAPSPSEKSPSPGPSAPGDTSTVKSNVNAEGEEANESSGGLKGGQKAGIAIGVVAAACVVGFGALVYKKRQQNIQRSQYGYAARREIL, encoded by the coding sequence ATGGCGAGAATCCACTCTTTCGCATTGTCTTTCCTTGTTCTCTTGGCGCTTTTCTCTGCACAACTCGCTGTATCTGCTGATCCACCGAGCCCGGCACCGCAACCCAGCGCCGCCCTCCACTCCTCTCCGCCGTCCCAAGCCGAAGGGCCGGTTAGTCCTTCTCCATCGCCGGAATTGAGTCCTCCTCCGGCAGATCTCGCTCCTGGCTCATCGCCGTCACCTTCGGAGAAGTCGCCAAGTCCGGCTCCGTCACCTTCGGAGAAGTCGCCAAGTCCTGGACCATCGGCGCCGGGCGACACCAGTACCGTGAAGAGTAACGTGAACGCGGAAGGCGAGGAAGCAAATGAGTCGTCCGGTGGCCTGAAAGGCGGACAGAAGGCCGGGATTGCGATCGGAGTGGTAGCTGCCGCGTGTGTCGTGGGGTTCGGAGCGCTGGTATACAAGAAACGGCAGCAGAACATCCAACGGTCGCAGTACGGCTACGCCGCCAGGAGAGAGATTCTGTAG